One Nostoc sp. UHCC 0302 DNA window includes the following coding sequences:
- a CDS encoding sporulation/spore germination protein, which produces MSTIITTSKRCLLPFIVVAIAASLSGCNSSPTSRNISSQTPVPVTTPNSTSSPPLTTTPNSASSPVPSQNPSVAQLRAKSPNKESSSENTPDSTSQAATSKTTNVTLYTSDVQCQKLIPEKVAVPAEEPVKSAVGKILAQRDTSDFGLSGYRVSVKNGIATVDLRISPESKRQIASLSSCEQFALFGSVRKTLTSNNQWKIKEVRFTERGEEIVL; this is translated from the coding sequence ATGAGTACAATTATCACCACTAGCAAAAGATGTCTCTTACCCTTTATTGTTGTAGCGATCGCAGCCAGCCTCAGCGGTTGTAACTCTAGCCCTACCTCTCGTAATATTAGCAGCCAAACACCAGTACCTGTCACAACACCAAACAGTACATCATCGCCACCACTCACTACAACACCGAACAGCGCATCATCACCAGTTCCAAGCCAAAACCCAAGTGTAGCCCAGCTAAGAGCTAAATCTCCTAATAAAGAATCCTCAAGCGAAAATACACCTGACTCAACTTCTCAGGCTGCCACTAGCAAAACGACCAACGTCACTTTATACACAAGCGATGTTCAATGTCAAAAATTAATTCCAGAAAAGGTTGCAGTCCCAGCCGAGGAACCTGTAAAAAGTGCAGTAGGGAAAATTTTAGCTCAACGAGATACCAGTGACTTTGGCTTGTCTGGGTATCGTGTTAGTGTCAAAAATGGCATTGCTACAGTTGATTTACGAATATCTCCTGAGTCAAAACGGCAAATAGCTTCTCTTTCTAGTTGTGAACAGTTTGCTTTATTTGGCAGTGTCCGCAAAACACTGACGAGTAATAACCAATGGAAAATTAAAGAAGTTCGCTTTACAGAGCGAGGTGAGGAAATTGTTCTTTAA
- a CDS encoding polysaccharide deacetylase family protein — MQRTLITLFVLGTSLSVGTIMLIKLNSSEAQSIENINVNNIATKVGTQEQIEELKAAMLTSWEQQAQAKGFSYPIPSRSKGAIIQAAKLLPSQKVIALTFDDGPWPGSTAQVLDILQKNHIKGTFFVIGQNVKNYPGLLKQEIAQGHVIGNHTWHHWYQFLNPQAAAYEIDHTADIIYQTTGLKTNLFRPPGGIMHNGVVDYARNSKYAIILWSSDSVDYSRPAVPKLIRNVFRKARPGGIVLMHDGGGNRSKTVQALPEIISSFRKQGYRFVTIPELLKLQAQDQNIVTAASSMTTNHQSSPHQ; from the coding sequence TTGCAAAGAACATTGATTACATTGTTTGTCTTGGGTACAAGTTTGAGTGTTGGCACGATAATGCTTATCAAGTTAAATTCCTCAGAGGCTCAGAGTATAGAAAATATCAATGTAAACAATATAGCCACTAAGGTGGGAACTCAGGAGCAGATTGAAGAACTAAAAGCAGCGATGCTCACAAGTTGGGAACAACAAGCACAAGCAAAGGGCTTTTCCTACCCGATACCATCAAGGTCTAAAGGTGCAATAATCCAAGCAGCAAAACTTCTTCCCTCTCAGAAAGTAATTGCTCTGACTTTTGATGATGGCCCTTGGCCTGGGAGTACAGCACAAGTACTAGATATCCTCCAAAAAAATCACATCAAAGGGACATTTTTTGTTATTGGGCAAAATGTGAAGAATTATCCAGGTTTACTCAAGCAAGAGATTGCTCAAGGTCATGTAATTGGTAACCATACTTGGCATCATTGGTATCAATTCTTGAATCCACAAGCAGCTGCTTATGAAATTGACCATACCGCAGACATTATTTATCAAACTACAGGGTTGAAAACAAATTTATTTCGACCACCTGGAGGAATCATGCATAATGGGGTGGTTGACTATGCTAGAAATAGTAAATACGCCATTATTTTGTGGTCATCTGACTCTGTTGATTACTCGCGTCCTGCTGTACCGAAATTAATCAGGAATGTGTTCAGAAAGGCCAGACCTGGAGGAATTGTGTTAATGCATGATGGCGGTGGTAATCGCTCGAAAACAGTGCAAGCTTTACCAGAAATTATCAGCAGCTTTCGCAAACAAGGCTATCGCTTTGTTACTATTCCCGAACTTTTAAAATTACAAGCTCAAGACCAAAATATCGTTACCGCAGCATCATCTATGACCACAAATCATCAATCAAGTCCTCATCAGTAA
- a CDS encoding PadR family transcriptional regulator, translating into MSLAHAILGLLQQEQMTGYDLKTSCFDQCIAHLWTADQAQIYRTLDKLVEQGWITCKVEIQSDRPNRKVYSMTQTGKAELIRWLQCPQPLPTLREPLLVQLFFGAQLPNEALIKLLEHQLVARNQKLDTCGNIQLPALGDQSANREEIMQRLVLELVIRREQTYIDWLKTAIDVISHQ; encoded by the coding sequence ATGTCGCTAGCACACGCAATTCTAGGTCTCCTTCAGCAAGAACAAATGACAGGTTATGACCTGAAAACGAGCTGTTTTGATCAATGCATTGCTCACTTGTGGACAGCAGACCAGGCACAGATTTACAGAACCCTCGATAAACTAGTCGAGCAAGGTTGGATTACTTGTAAAGTTGAGATTCAAAGCGATCGCCCTAACCGTAAGGTCTACAGCATGACCCAAACAGGAAAAGCGGAACTAATCCGTTGGCTTCAATGCCCTCAGCCTTTGCCAACATTAAGAGAACCGTTGCTCGTGCAGTTATTTTTTGGGGCGCAGTTACCAAATGAAGCGCTTATTAAATTGCTAGAGCATCAACTAGTGGCACGCAACCAAAAGTTAGATACTTGTGGCAATATTCAGCTACCAGCACTTGGAGATCAAAGTGCAAATCGTGAAGAGATTATGCAACGGCTTGTACTAGAGTTAGTGATTCGCAGAGAACAGACTTATATTGATTGGCTCAAGACAGCTATTGATGTGATTAGCCACCAGTAG
- the asnB gene encoding asparagine synthase (glutamine-hydrolyzing) has translation MCGIVALFSAEEPISESSLKLGMDCLKHRGPDGQKFWISHDQRVALGHRRLSIIDLVRGEQPITNHDETLYLIANNEFYDFERIQRDLKQKGYQLKTNSDSEIALHLYDEFGTQCLHHLRGEFAFIIWDKRNEVLFAARDRFGIKPLYYSIYNNTLYIASEVKALFAAGVPAHWDRESFWQDTWGVLSSDRTLYANVHQVPPGYFLLASRSDIRLHRYWDFDYPQMHDSLTLHTPEDYIEQLRHTLDEAVQLRLRADVPVGCYLSGGLDSSAVLGMATAHSSEPMQAFTIAFEEGVYNEEAIARETATYCKANIQVIQIRQKDIAENFADAIWHCEMLSMNANTTAKYLLSRAARDAGYKVVLTGEGSDEIFGGYVHFRQDKLLSNQEGEDEETIKLLLKDLKQKNQVSVGLLFADEQIIPALNTIQHLLNFAPAWMQAAAQRHLKSIHLYSPELISEFQERDIYRIFFNQIDVEGQLKGREPVNQSLYLWSKTNLANYLLRMLGDGVEMAHSIEGRLPFLDHKVVELVRTFPISLKISGLTEKYVLREAAKPFITDTVYKRQKHPFIAPPSTFNPNEALQQLIQDTLRSSVMSRVPFYDQAAVINLLDQLPIMSESDRATADFNLLRMLSACVLQERFGLT, from the coding sequence ATGTGTGGCATAGTAGCATTATTTTCAGCAGAGGAACCAATTTCTGAGTCGTCTTTAAAATTAGGGATGGATTGCTTAAAGCATCGAGGCCCAGATGGACAAAAATTCTGGATTTCTCATGATCAACGAGTTGCTTTAGGACATAGAAGACTCAGTATTATTGACCTCGTGAGAGGCGAACAGCCAATTACAAATCATGATGAAACTTTATATTTAATTGCCAACAACGAGTTTTATGACTTCGAGCGGATACAGCGTGATTTAAAACAAAAAGGATATCAGTTAAAAACCAATTCTGACAGTGAAATTGCTCTGCATTTATACGATGAATTCGGGACACAATGCTTACATCATTTACGAGGCGAATTCGCTTTTATAATTTGGGATAAACGTAATGAAGTGCTATTTGCAGCACGCGATCGCTTTGGCATCAAGCCACTTTATTACAGTATTTACAACAACACCTTATACATAGCTTCCGAAGTCAAAGCTTTGTTTGCCGCAGGTGTACCAGCTCATTGGGATCGTGAATCTTTCTGGCAAGATACTTGGGGAGTTTTATCTTCAGACCGCACTCTATACGCAAATGTGCATCAAGTGCCACCTGGCTATTTTCTGCTAGCATCCCGCTCTGATATTCGACTGCATCGTTACTGGGATTTTGATTATCCCCAAATGCATGATTCCTTAACTCTACATACTCCAGAAGATTACATTGAACAGCTTCGTCATACGTTAGATGAAGCTGTTCAACTACGTTTAAGGGCTGATGTGCCAGTTGGCTGTTATTTGAGTGGTGGTTTAGATTCATCTGCGGTGCTAGGAATGGCGACAGCTCATAGCTCTGAACCTATGCAGGCGTTTACCATTGCTTTTGAAGAAGGAGTGTATAACGAAGAAGCGATCGCGCGTGAAACAGCAACATATTGCAAAGCCAATATTCAAGTTATCCAGATTCGTCAAAAAGACATAGCAGAAAATTTTGCTGACGCGATATGGCATTGTGAAATGCTCAGTATGAACGCTAACACTACTGCCAAGTATCTGTTAAGTCGTGCTGCTAGAGATGCAGGCTATAAAGTTGTACTTACAGGAGAAGGCTCAGACGAAATCTTTGGAGGTTACGTTCATTTTCGCCAAGACAAATTACTCTCTAATCAAGAAGGAGAAGACGAAGAAACTATCAAACTACTATTAAAAGACCTGAAACAGAAGAATCAAGTTTCAGTAGGTTTATTATTTGCTGATGAGCAAATAATTCCAGCATTAAATACGATTCAACACTTGTTAAATTTTGCCCCAGCTTGGATGCAAGCTGCTGCTCAAAGACATCTCAAGTCTATTCATTTGTATTCGCCAGAACTGATTTCCGAGTTCCAAGAGCGTGATATTTATCGCATATTTTTTAATCAAATAGATGTCGAAGGTCAACTTAAAGGAAGAGAGCCTGTCAATCAATCTCTCTATTTGTGGTCAAAAACAAATTTAGCCAATTACCTATTACGAATGTTGGGTGATGGTGTTGAAATGGCACATTCCATAGAAGGACGGCTACCTTTTTTAGATCACAAAGTTGTGGAATTAGTTCGCACCTTTCCCATTTCACTCAAAATTAGTGGTCTCACCGAAAAATATGTTTTGCGAGAAGCAGCAAAGCCATTCATCACAGATACAGTATATAAGCGCCAAAAGCATCCATTTATTGCTCCACCTTCAACTTTTAATCCGAATGAAGCATTACAACAACTGATTCAAGATACACTACGGAGTTCAGTAATGTCCCGTGTACCCTTTTATGATCAAGCAGCAGTAATTAATTTGCTTGACCAATTACCTATAATGAGTGAGAGCGATCGCGCTACCGCAGACTTTAATTTGTTAAGAATGCTTAGTGCTTGCGTTCTGCAAGAAAGATTCGGACTCACTTGA
- a CDS encoding AAA-like domain-containing protein: protein MKLEEGLVILDAFLEQSLNDVQELVFRKAWEGQTYPEIAESSGYDANYIKDVGSKLWKLLSNAFEEEVTKSNFRSVLRRRAQSSDSGIQQRIPQNLQVAALRDYQASGRETVEIEILSGDRGTSRTLLAVGGQEGRKLSMLNPDFLDVPSGSVPLNSFFYIERPPIEERTYAEIKKPGSLIRIKAPNNMGKTSLMHRIMAYARQSGIHTVQINLQQADSQVFTSLEKFLRWFCANVSRQLNLEPKLDDYWDEDIGSKVSCTLYLQDYVLQKIDFPVVLALDEVNRIFEYPEISGDFLPLLRSWHEDASELDIWQKLRLVVVHATEAYIPLDINQSPFNVGLPIKLPEFSVEQMQDLAMRHGLDWARGEVGVQKLAALLAMIGGHPYLARIAFYNLARQEITLEQLLEEAPTIAGIYSDYLRHHLANLQEHPELAIALKRVVTSPTSVQLEAIAAYKLESMGLVKLEGNQAMPSCELYRLYFGEQLG from the coding sequence ATGAAGCTTGAAGAAGGATTGGTCATTTTAGATGCATTTCTTGAACAAAGCTTAAATGACGTTCAGGAGTTAGTATTTCGCAAAGCTTGGGAAGGGCAAACGTATCCAGAGATAGCAGAAAGCTCTGGTTATGACGCTAACTATATCAAGGATGTTGGTTCTAAGTTATGGAAGTTACTCTCAAATGCCTTTGAGGAAGAAGTAACTAAAAGTAATTTTCGGTCAGTTTTAAGACGACGAGCGCAAAGTAGCGACAGTGGCATTCAGCAAAGAATACCCCAGAATTTACAGGTAGCAGCCTTGAGGGATTATCAAGCATCAGGCAGAGAAACAGTAGAAATTGAGATTCTCTCTGGAGATAGGGGAACATCAAGAACACTTTTGGCTGTGGGGGGACAAGAGGGCAGAAAACTCTCAATGCTTAATCCCGACTTTTTAGACGTTCCTAGTGGATCAGTGCCACTTAATTCCTTTTTTTATATTGAACGTCCTCCGATTGAAGAACGCACTTATGCCGAAATTAAAAAACCAGGGAGCCTAATTCGGATCAAAGCCCCCAATAACATGGGGAAAACCTCCCTGATGCACAGAATTATGGCTTATGCTAGACAGTCTGGAATACACACCGTCCAGATCAATTTGCAGCAGGCGGATAGTCAAGTTTTCACTAGCTTAGAAAAATTCTTACGCTGGTTTTGTGCCAATGTCAGTCGGCAGTTGAATCTAGAACCAAAGCTGGATGATTATTGGGATGAGGATATCGGCAGCAAAGTTAGCTGCACATTATATTTACAAGACTATGTACTGCAAAAAATCGACTTTCCGGTAGTCTTAGCTTTGGATGAAGTGAATCGGATTTTCGAGTATCCAGAAATCTCTGGTGACTTTCTACCGTTACTACGCTCCTGGCATGAAGATGCTTCAGAACTGGATATCTGGCAAAAACTTCGGCTGGTAGTGGTTCATGCTACAGAAGCTTATATTCCGTTAGATATCAATCAGTCGCCGTTCAATGTTGGGCTACCGATTAAGTTACCGGAATTTAGTGTGGAGCAGATGCAAGATTTAGCCATGCGTCATGGGCTAGATTGGGCTAGAGGTGAGGTAGGAGTCCAAAAGCTGGCTGCTCTATTGGCGATGATTGGTGGGCATCCCTATCTAGCTCGGATCGCTTTTTATAACTTGGCACGTCAAGAGATAACTCTAGAGCAACTACTAGAAGAAGCCCCGACAATTGCCGGAATTTATAGCGACTATTTGCGGCATCACCTAGCGAATCTCCAAGAGCATCCTGAATTGGCGATAGCACTCAAACGGGTAGTTACATCGCCAACAAGTGTGCAATTAGAAGCGATCGCTGCCTATAAATTAGAAAGCATGGGTTTGGTGAAACTTGAAGGAAATCAAGCAATGCCTAGTTGTGAGTTGTATCGACTGTATTTTGGCGAGCAATTGGGGTGA